One region of Candidatus Polarisedimenticolaceae bacterium genomic DNA includes:
- the murB gene encoding UDP-N-acetylmuramate dehydrogenase gives MASPLAKALRTAGFRGEIQGEAPLGPLTTWRIGGPAEVLATPADLDDAAIALRFACERALPWHVLGNGSNLLVPDVGVRGLVLRLRGAQSACAVEGPVLTAGAGASFPRVANLAAEHGLAGLEFAAGIPGTVGGAVVMNAGWHEHETGNAVTSVEFLDEDGVKRTLDRAGCAFAYRTSAFRGRPVVIGGARFTLVPDDPAEVKARLTAFAESRKAHQPTELPSCGSVFLKPEGDFAGRLIEAAGLKGKRIGAIEVSPKHANFFVNLGGGNAKDVLALVEAVESEVMRKLGVRLVREFEAW, from the coding sequence ATGGCGTCGCCGCTCGCGAAAGCGCTCCGTACGGCCGGATTTCGCGGCGAGATCCAGGGCGAGGCGCCGCTCGGGCCGCTCACCACCTGGCGCATCGGCGGGCCGGCCGAGGTCCTCGCCACCCCCGCCGATCTGGACGACGCGGCGATCGCCCTCCGGTTCGCGTGCGAGCGCGCCCTCCCCTGGCACGTCCTCGGGAACGGATCGAACCTCCTCGTCCCCGACGTGGGCGTGCGCGGACTCGTGCTGCGCCTCCGCGGTGCGCAGAGCGCCTGCGCCGTCGAGGGACCGGTCCTCACGGCGGGCGCGGGCGCCTCGTTCCCGCGGGTCGCGAACCTCGCCGCCGAGCACGGCCTCGCCGGTCTCGAGTTCGCCGCCGGAATCCCGGGAACCGTCGGCGGCGCCGTCGTCATGAACGCGGGCTGGCACGAGCACGAGACCGGCAACGCCGTGACGTCCGTCGAGTTCCTCGATGAGGATGGCGTGAAGCGAACGCTCGATCGCGCGGGCTGCGCCTTCGCTTATCGGACGAGCGCGTTTCGCGGACGTCCCGTGGTCATCGGCGGTGCGCGCTTCACGCTGGTTCCGGACGATCCTGCGGAGGTGAAGGCGCGACTCACGGCGTTCGCCGAGAGCCGAAAAGCGCATCAGCCGACCGAGCTTCCTTCTTGCGGCTCCGTCTTCCTGAAACCCGAGGGCGACTTCGCGGGCCGGCTCATCGAAGCCGCCGGCTTGAAGGGGAAGCGCATCGGCGCGATCGAGGTCTCCCCCAAGCATGCGAATTTCTTCGTCAACCTCGGCGGAGGCAACGCGAAGGACGTACTCGCTCTCGTCGAAGCCGTCGAGAGCGAGGTCATGCGCAAGCTCGGCGTCAGGCTGGTCAGGGAGTTCGAGGCCTGGTAG
- a CDS encoding anti-sigma factor, with translation MSEHPRDLLSAYLDGELTATDRADVDAHLAACSECREHLLSLRALTAALHGESVPGVPEDLETLIGRRIDAATVVPFRRRFAIPATIAATIAAVGLVSLFVVEQRLSVAPRVAREREAVRPEVLQNEETAPPVSESKDKKKAERDAVRPMAKQKTAPEPLPPPPVPRELPADQPTQVPSDALSGGAVGGAVGGAPARNSRADESAAKRMTSLGYVNAPAPQAKAEAELATTARRAASDPCAAGVADSPVEAYWLVRDTDEAARQIVLATVASEGQMLPSAPDAPLTLVTVVPAKSYPAFVVRLRAMDVLGLDDVRRVETAGCVRQRIVLRRVAVN, from the coding sequence ATGAGCGAGCATCCGCGCGACCTGTTGTCCGCGTACCTGGATGGTGAGCTGACGGCCACCGACCGAGCGGACGTCGACGCGCACCTCGCGGCCTGCTCCGAGTGCCGCGAGCATCTTCTCTCGCTGCGTGCGCTCACCGCCGCACTTCACGGCGAGAGCGTTCCCGGCGTGCCCGAGGACCTCGAGACGCTGATCGGGCGCCGCATCGACGCCGCGACCGTCGTGCCGTTCCGGCGGCGCTTCGCCATCCCTGCGACGATCGCGGCGACGATCGCGGCGGTCGGCCTCGTGAGCCTGTTCGTGGTCGAGCAGCGGCTTTCAGTGGCGCCGCGGGTCGCACGGGAACGGGAGGCCGTGCGTCCGGAAGTCCTCCAGAACGAGGAGACCGCACCGCCCGTTTCGGAGAGCAAGGACAAGAAGAAGGCCGAGCGCGATGCGGTGCGCCCGATGGCGAAGCAGAAGACGGCTCCCGAGCCGCTTCCACCGCCGCCCGTCCCACGCGAGCTGCCTGCCGATCAGCCCACGCAAGTGCCGTCCGATGCGCTCAGCGGAGGTGCCGTCGGCGGTGCCGTCGGCGGCGCACCGGCCCGGAATTCCCGTGCCGACGAGTCGGCCGCGAAGCGCATGACATCGCTCGGCTACGTCAACGCCCCCGCTCCCCAGGCCAAGGCGGAGGCCGAATTGGCGACGACCGCCCGGCGGGCGGCGAGCGACCCCTGCGCGGCGGGGGTCGCCGACTCACCGGTCGAGGCGTACTGGCTGGTGCGCGACACCGACGAGGCGGCGCGACAGATCGTCCTCGCGACGGTGGCTTCCGAAGGGCAGATGCTCCCCTCCGCACCGGACGCACCGCTGACGCTCGTGACGGTGGTCCCGGCCAAGAGCTATCCCGCGTTCGTCGTCCGCCTCCGGGCGATGGACGTCCTCGGCCTCGACGACGTGCGCCGCGTGGAGACGGCGGGGTGCGTACGTCAGCGGATCGTGCTGCGCCGCGTCGCCGTCAACTGA
- a CDS encoding thiamine pyrophosphate-dependent enzyme gives MPKPDTLAPIAARFAAFVTEAHPESAERLIAAFAGLGHGDPESLRHDLAGAVREALGLRAAGVSHETTPGVTATERLRRAEEAVVISCDGFLRRESLRASLTPDERREILRGMILTRAVDNRLKAFFTGGEVRYGKASFQGKGFRSLGQEAIYASAIRLRRGARYRGEDGRWTGDVVAPLIRDAGAVLAMRPEPATVRMILSGQMGKAGPPMDGKDLHVGDFGWGILPASAPLAISSLTAAGLAMAFKVRREDRVAVTYIGEGGTSLGEWHEAINLCAARHLPAVFCVQNNQTALSTPVADQSAVRVFADKAAGYGIPGLTLDGTDPDAIAAAFAWGVERARAGDGPVLLELVAMRMCGHAHHDDMLYLGKDPAPSWDYPKPTAAGYADADLYARWAVRDPIPTYAARLAADGVIAADDLARWQREADATVEAEARAVIDLPWPDASRAGTGVFAGEPERRHVEPLGDPGARLARRTPPLPPVEDAPPYDPKGTTFLEAITLGIGDALRAHPLAFVYGEDVGGKYGNAFLLLRPLLEEFGDRIVNAPIAEAGVLGVCVGAALGGTLPIGEIQFNDFVATGFNQLVNNAAKIRYRWGGSVPMLVRMPWGGLRRAGPYHSQNTEAWFYRTPGLKIVCPSTPHDARGLLAAAVADPDPVLYYEHIALYREPRVRQRLAAEPPRPIPIGKAALRRAGADLAIVTYGAYVHVALRVAETLAKEGFEASVLDLRSLQPIDREALLTVARHCGKVLIAHEDTRTGGIGESLAAIVQEECFEELDAPVRIVGALDTPAPYSPPLEDAYLPGDEGVLRAARLLLAY, from the coding sequence ATGCCGAAGCCGGACACACTCGCCCCGATCGCCGCACGCTTCGCGGCGTTCGTCACCGAGGCGCACCCCGAATCCGCCGAGAGGCTCATCGCGGCGTTCGCCGGGCTCGGGCACGGCGATCCGGAATCGCTCCGCCACGACCTCGCGGGAGCGGTGCGCGAGGCGCTGGGGCTTCGCGCGGCCGGCGTGAGCCACGAGACGACGCCGGGCGTCACCGCCACCGAGCGGCTCCGTCGTGCCGAGGAGGCGGTGGTGATCTCGTGCGACGGCTTCCTCAGGCGGGAGTCGCTCCGTGCGTCGCTGACTCCAGATGAGAGACGGGAGATCCTCCGCGGGATGATCCTCACCCGCGCGGTCGACAACCGGCTCAAGGCCTTTTTCACCGGCGGCGAGGTGCGTTACGGGAAGGCGTCGTTTCAGGGGAAGGGGTTCCGCTCGCTCGGCCAGGAGGCGATCTACGCGTCCGCGATCCGCCTGCGGCGCGGTGCGCGGTATCGCGGCGAGGACGGGCGCTGGACCGGCGACGTCGTCGCACCGCTCATCCGCGATGCGGGAGCCGTGCTCGCGATGCGGCCGGAGCCGGCGACGGTGCGGATGATCCTGAGCGGCCAGATGGGAAAGGCCGGCCCGCCGATGGACGGGAAGGATCTCCACGTCGGCGACTTCGGCTGGGGGATCCTGCCCGCGTCGGCGCCGCTCGCCATCTCGTCGCTCACCGCCGCAGGGCTTGCCATGGCGTTCAAGGTGCGGCGCGAGGACCGGGTCGCCGTCACGTACATCGGCGAAGGCGGGACCTCCCTCGGCGAGTGGCACGAGGCGATCAATCTCTGCGCGGCACGCCACCTTCCCGCCGTGTTCTGCGTCCAGAACAATCAGACGGCGCTCTCGACGCCGGTCGCCGACCAGTCGGCGGTGCGTGTCTTCGCCGACAAGGCCGCGGGCTACGGCATCCCCGGCCTGACCCTCGACGGCACCGATCCCGACGCGATCGCCGCCGCGTTCGCGTGGGGCGTCGAGCGCGCGCGCGCGGGCGACGGGCCGGTCCTCCTCGAGCTCGTCGCGATGCGCATGTGCGGCCACGCGCATCACGACGACATGCTCTACCTCGGGAAGGACCCCGCCCCATCGTGGGACTATCCGAAACCCACCGCCGCCGGGTACGCCGATGCCGATCTCTACGCGCGATGGGCGGTGCGCGACCCGATTCCCACGTATGCCGCGCGTCTCGCCGCCGACGGCGTCATCGCCGCGGACGATCTCGCGCGATGGCAGCGCGAGGCGGACGCGACGGTCGAGGCCGAAGCCCGGGCCGTCATCGACCTCCCCTGGCCCGACGCGTCCCGAGCGGGGACGGGCGTCTTCGCGGGCGAGCCGGAGCGAAGGCATGTCGAGCCTCTCGGCGATCCCGGCGCGCGCCTCGCGCGGCGGACTCCTCCCCTGCCGCCCGTCGAGGACGCCCCGCCGTACGACCCGAAGGGGACGACGTTCCTCGAGGCGATCACCCTGGGCATCGGGGATGCCCTTCGCGCCCACCCGCTCGCGTTCGTGTACGGCGAGGACGTCGGCGGCAAGTACGGGAACGCGTTCCTCCTTCTGCGCCCCCTCCTCGAGGAGTTCGGCGATCGCATCGTGAACGCGCCGATCGCCGAGGCCGGAGTGCTCGGCGTCTGCGTCGGCGCGGCGCTCGGCGGCACGCTGCCGATCGGCGAGATCCAGTTCAACGATTTCGTCGCCACCGGCTTCAACCAGCTGGTCAACAACGCGGCGAAGATCCGCTACCGCTGGGGCGGCTCGGTCCCCATGCTCGTCCGTATGCCGTGGGGCGGCCTGAGGCGCGCGGGGCCCTATCACTCGCAGAACACCGAGGCGTGGTTCTACCGCACCCCGGGCCTCAAGATCGTCTGCCCTTCGACGCCCCACGACGCCCGCGGACTCCTCGCCGCCGCGGTCGCCGATCCCGACCCGGTCCTCTACTACGAGCACATCGCCCTGTACCGCGAGCCCAGGGTGCGGCAGCGGCTCGCGGCGGAGCCGCCCCGGCCGATCCCGATCGGAAAGGCGGCCCTGCGGCGCGCCGGGGCCGACCTCGCGATCGTGACCTACGGCGCCTATGTCCACGTCGCCCTCCGCGTGGCGGAGACGCTCGCGAAGGAGGGCTTCGAGGCCTCGGTCCTCGACCTCCGCTCGCTGCAGCCCATCGACCGCGAGGCGCTGCTCACCGTGGCGCGTCACTGCGGCAAGGTCCTGATCGCGCACGAGGACACACGCACGGGCGGGATCGGCGAGTCGCTCGCCGCGATCGTCCAGGAAGAGTGCTTCGAGGAGCTCGACGCGCCGGTCAGGATCGTCGGCGCGCTCGACACGCCGGCGCCCTACTCGCCGCCGCTCGAGGACGCGTATCTCCCCGGCGACGAAGGTGTGCTCCGCGCGGCGCGTCTCCTCCTCGCCTACTGA
- a CDS encoding sigma-70 family RNA polymerase sigma factor codes for MGRGMLRRMRDEAPPAPPSTDDEPATIRRAQAGDRRAFDRLVSTHLPQVWATVYRMLRHREDTEDVVQEVFVTAHRSIASFRGDAKLSTWLHRIAVTRALNHLDRAEERLRRASDPVDDEPAAAAFRIERGPLHALEAKELMRLLAACFEKLPAAFRAVLALRDAEEKSYEEIAAVLDIELGTVRSRLARARGSLKDCIEGGSA; via the coding sequence ATGGGCCGTGGCATGCTTCGACGGATGCGCGACGAGGCCCCGCCGGCGCCGCCTTCGACCGACGACGAGCCGGCGACGATTCGCCGCGCGCAGGCGGGCGACCGCCGCGCGTTCGACCGCCTTGTGTCCACGCATCTTCCTCAAGTGTGGGCGACGGTCTACCGGATGCTCAGGCACCGTGAAGACACCGAAGACGTCGTCCAGGAAGTCTTCGTCACCGCGCACCGATCGATCGCGAGCTTTCGCGGCGATGCCAAGCTCTCGACCTGGCTCCATCGCATCGCCGTGACCCGCGCGCTCAATCATCTCGACCGCGCGGAGGAGCGCCTCCGCCGCGCGTCGGATCCTGTGGACGACGAGCCGGCCGCCGCGGCGTTCCGCATCGAGCGCGGCCCGCTTCACGCGCTCGAGGCGAAGGAGCTCATGCGGCTTCTCGCGGCGTGCTTCGAGAAGCTACCCGCGGCCTTCCGCGCGGTTCTCGCGCTCCGCGATGCGGAGGAGAAGAGCTACGAGGAGATCGCGGCGGTTCTCGACATCGAGCTCGGCACGGTGCGGTCGCGGCTGGCGCGGGCGCGCGGCTCGCTCAAGGATTGCATCGAAGGGGGGAGCGCATGA
- a CDS encoding TolC family protein, whose protein sequence is MIAPACLVLAAPAATEMTFAEALAALRASNPRSEADRARIATAQAEVVAAGVAPNPEFSYDATRLHSGTNTGAADTDQYSLEWPLLVFGQRGARKAAAKSGVTAAEAGVGATFAERALALRKAFGTLWVQQQRVTTLEEASGDLARVSSIVAGRREAGDASPYDALRVDTEERTLTAQLGDARADLADAQGQVARILGRPGFAPHAAASVTADALATVAPETAWDEAKAHAPALVAARSGEDAAAAAERAARRDRYPVPSLTGGVENTRDASSRSALFGISVPLPFLDRNQGGVARARAAAGEASLDRLALEAEWHADLDTALAVDSERRAAVATIESGVAARLPELRSMAETAYKEGRGGILDFLDALRTLTASRLTRLDALEEESHADAELLFLLGRVEETPQ, encoded by the coding sequence ATGATCGCGCCCGCGTGTCTCGTTCTCGCCGCGCCGGCCGCGACCGAGATGACGTTCGCCGAGGCGCTTGCCGCCCTCCGCGCGTCGAATCCGAGGAGCGAGGCCGACCGCGCGCGCATCGCAACCGCTCAGGCGGAGGTCGTGGCCGCCGGCGTCGCGCCGAACCCCGAGTTCTCCTACGACGCGACGCGTCTCCACTCCGGGACGAACACCGGCGCCGCGGACACCGATCAGTACTCGCTTGAATGGCCGCTCCTCGTGTTCGGCCAGCGGGGCGCGCGCAAGGCGGCGGCGAAGAGCGGGGTGACGGCCGCGGAGGCCGGCGTGGGCGCGACCTTCGCCGAGCGCGCGCTCGCCCTGCGCAAGGCGTTCGGCACGCTGTGGGTGCAGCAGCAACGTGTCACGACCCTCGAGGAGGCGAGCGGCGACCTCGCGCGCGTCTCGTCGATCGTCGCCGGGCGTCGCGAAGCCGGCGACGCATCGCCGTACGACGCGCTCCGCGTGGACACGGAAGAGAGGACGCTGACCGCGCAGCTCGGCGACGCGCGCGCGGATCTCGCGGATGCTCAGGGCCAGGTCGCGCGGATCCTCGGGCGTCCCGGGTTCGCGCCCCACGCCGCCGCCTCGGTCACGGCCGACGCGCTGGCGACCGTGGCCCCCGAGACGGCCTGGGATGAGGCCAAGGCGCACGCGCCGGCGCTCGTCGCGGCCCGGAGCGGCGAGGATGCCGCCGCCGCGGCCGAGCGTGCCGCGCGCCGCGACCGCTATCCGGTTCCGAGCCTGACCGGCGGCGTCGAAAACACGCGCGACGCCTCGAGCCGGTCCGCGCTCTTCGGCATCTCGGTTCCGCTCCCGTTCCTCGACCGGAACCAGGGCGGCGTGGCGCGGGCGCGCGCCGCCGCCGGCGAGGCATCGCTCGACCGCCTGGCGCTCGAAGCCGAATGGCACGCCGATCTCGACACGGCGCTCGCCGTCGATTCCGAGCGGCGCGCGGCGGTCGCCACGATCGAGTCCGGTGTCGCCGCGCGACTTCCCGAGCTGCGCTCGATGGCGGAGACCGCGTACAAGGAAGGGCGGGGCGGGATCCTCGACTTCCTCGACGCGCTGCGTACCCTGACCGCCTCGCGTCTCACCCGCCTCGATGCGCTCGAGGAGGAATCGCACGCCGACGCGGAGCTGCTCTTCCTGCTCGGCCGGGTGGAGGAGACGCCTCAGTAG
- a CDS encoding PhnD/SsuA/transferrin family substrate-binding protein: MPKRTSIPLAIALLSLAAAAGTPPTPLTLVICAPGYPGSTAEAQPSMDTLAAAVSHAAGWPAGTVKAEYQETEAGGVARFKGAAPTLALVPLPFFLAHAADLKLTPRVQAVLKDAHETEVWTLVAKKGRVTGAASLAGWKIASLAAYAPDFIRNVALAGWGTLPSGVQFVETGQVLSALRQAASGENVAVLLDGTQSASLSTLPFAADLETVAKSPALPTSVLSTVGPALGPNDAKRLVAGLLEMANAPDGAKALDVVRIARFVPLDDKALAQARHSYGQRVQTAAK, from the coding sequence ATGCCGAAGCGAACCTCGATCCCACTCGCGATCGCCTTGCTGTCGCTCGCCGCGGCGGCCGGGACGCCGCCGACGCCGCTGACCCTCGTGATCTGCGCGCCCGGCTATCCGGGCTCCACGGCGGAGGCGCAGCCTAGCATGGACACGCTCGCCGCCGCGGTGTCGCACGCGGCGGGATGGCCTGCGGGAACAGTCAAAGCCGAGTACCAGGAGACGGAGGCCGGCGGCGTCGCACGCTTCAAAGGTGCGGCGCCCACGCTCGCGCTCGTCCCGCTGCCGTTCTTCCTCGCGCACGCCGCTGATCTCAAGCTGACACCTCGCGTCCAGGCGGTGTTGAAGGACGCGCACGAGACCGAGGTCTGGACCCTCGTCGCCAAGAAGGGGCGCGTGACGGGCGCCGCGTCGCTCGCGGGCTGGAAGATCGCCAGCCTTGCCGCGTACGCTCCGGACTTCATCAGGAACGTCGCGCTCGCCGGCTGGGGCACGCTGCCTTCCGGGGTCCAGTTCGTCGAGACCGGGCAGGTCCTGTCCGCCCTGCGTCAGGCGGCTTCGGGCGAGAACGTGGCCGTCCTCCTGGACGGGACGCAATCCGCGTCGCTCTCCACCCTCCCCTTCGCGGCGGATCTCGAGACGGTGGCCAAGTCGCCGGCGCTCCCGACGAGCGTCCTCAGCACGGTCGGCCCGGCGCTGGGGCCGAACGACGCGAAGCGGCTCGTGGCCGGCCTCCTCGAGATGGCGAATGCGCCCGACGGTGCGAAGGCGCTCGACGTGGTGCGGATCGCGCGCTTCGTGCCGCTCGACGACAAGGCCCTGGCCCAGGCGCGCCACAGCTACGGCCAGCGCGTTCAGACCGCCGCGAAGTGA
- a CDS encoding SNF2-related protein codes for MKTRKSKPARPASSAVPADHALLSFDVREWAGERIAHAGHESALLGKVASLRLAADGRSVEGKVRDQGPTPYRVSVALVDESLEARCECPYEEGPVCKHAVAVIEALRFPRPALVQVAGSQRRARRAGRLARGQGRIVTHAPMQTGMLLAAPGEWALTRDERVDLAREEELKARKQRARKERPTITRLGRQRGVIPRFRVAGHGRSGPYTVALRGSEARLASCTCPDYEKSEIGTCKHIERVRSWYQRQTKKPQAPALAIWWRPAEWLAGVPDALREIRCDAVETYPPGGLRTWFDGEGSLLPAPADTPALTWIESAIVAARQMAEDGGLAFDLDPAVTARIDEAREQAELSARLRAVEVGDPVWNEAITGLGFQLHPYQAEGAVFLAQSGRAFLADDMGLGKTLQAIVATLLMRRTAGIAKTLVVCPASLKHQWAGEILKACGEKARVVEGSRALRARTYRRWKRGFLVLNYELALRDLDLVRAAKAELVVLDEAQRIKNWDTKTAKAVKELQSPFAFVLTGTPLENRLSELHSIVEFLNPRALGPRWRLLPFHAVTEPGGKIVAYESLDVLRSRLAGFFMRRERVEVLDQLPPRTDNTFWTEMTPAQLRPYRRHARKVAALLAQNRPLKTAEVRLLLQSLTSMRILCNAWAQYEWESSEGRLKDGHGADGDLRWIHSPKLEEFTHVLEDLLERPGAKVLVFSQWERLLRLAHYAVRPLLERRGETATVFHGGMDSRARLLMIEGFKNDPARRVLFSTDAGGLGLNLQDAASVVVNLEVPWNPAVLEQRIGRVHRMGQRKSVQVLHFVTRGAIEERVRQVVENKKALFDGLLVDEVDRVVLDEAVQASFVERVRSLMTA; via the coding sequence TTGAAGACACGAAAGTCCAAGCCAGCGCGGCCGGCGTCCTCCGCGGTCCCCGCGGATCACGCGCTCCTCAGCTTCGACGTCCGCGAGTGGGCGGGCGAGAGGATCGCTCACGCAGGGCACGAGAGCGCCCTCCTCGGCAAGGTCGCGTCGCTCCGGCTCGCGGCGGACGGCCGCTCGGTCGAGGGCAAGGTGCGCGACCAAGGGCCGACGCCCTATCGCGTCAGCGTCGCGCTCGTCGACGAGAGCCTCGAGGCCCGGTGCGAGTGCCCGTACGAAGAGGGGCCGGTCTGCAAGCACGCGGTCGCGGTGATCGAGGCGCTGCGGTTTCCGCGTCCGGCGCTCGTCCAGGTCGCCGGATCGCAGCGCCGCGCACGGCGCGCGGGGCGGCTCGCACGCGGCCAGGGCCGCATCGTCACCCACGCGCCGATGCAGACGGGGATGCTCCTCGCGGCACCGGGCGAGTGGGCGCTGACGCGCGACGAGCGCGTCGACCTGGCGCGCGAGGAGGAGCTCAAGGCGAGGAAGCAGCGGGCGAGGAAGGAGCGGCCGACGATCACGCGCCTCGGGCGGCAGCGCGGCGTCATCCCGCGCTTCCGCGTCGCGGGCCACGGACGCTCGGGACCGTACACCGTCGCCCTGCGCGGCTCGGAGGCCCGCCTCGCCTCATGCACGTGCCCCGACTACGAGAAGAGCGAGATCGGCACCTGCAAGCACATCGAGCGCGTGCGGAGCTGGTATCAGAGGCAGACGAAGAAGCCGCAGGCGCCGGCGCTCGCGATCTGGTGGCGGCCGGCGGAGTGGCTCGCCGGAGTGCCGGACGCGCTCCGCGAGATCCGCTGCGACGCCGTCGAGACGTACCCGCCCGGTGGTCTGAGGACCTGGTTCGACGGAGAGGGGAGCCTCCTCCCGGCACCCGCAGACACCCCGGCGCTCACGTGGATCGAGAGCGCGATCGTGGCGGCGCGTCAGATGGCGGAGGACGGCGGCCTTGCCTTCGATCTCGATCCGGCGGTGACGGCGAGGATCGACGAAGCCCGCGAGCAGGCCGAGCTGTCGGCGCGCCTGCGCGCCGTGGAGGTCGGCGACCCGGTCTGGAACGAGGCGATCACCGGACTCGGCTTCCAGCTCCACCCCTACCAGGCGGAAGGGGCGGTCTTCCTCGCGCAGAGCGGACGCGCGTTCCTCGCCGACGACATGGGGCTCGGCAAGACGCTCCAGGCGATCGTCGCGACTCTCCTCATGAGGCGCACCGCGGGGATCGCGAAGACGCTCGTCGTCTGCCCCGCGTCGCTCAAGCATCAATGGGCCGGCGAGATCTTGAAGGCTTGCGGCGAGAAGGCGCGCGTGGTCGAGGGCTCACGCGCGCTGCGTGCCCGGACGTACCGCCGCTGGAAGCGCGGGTTCCTCGTCCTGAACTACGAGCTGGCGCTCCGCGACCTCGACCTCGTGCGCGCCGCGAAGGCGGAGCTCGTCGTCCTGGACGAGGCGCAGCGGATCAAGAACTGGGACACGAAGACCGCCAAGGCGGTCAAGGAGCTCCAGAGTCCGTTCGCCTTCGTGCTCACCGGCACGCCGCTCGAGAACCGCCTCTCCGAGCTGCACTCGATCGTCGAGTTCCTGAACCCGCGCGCGCTCGGCCCGCGCTGGAGGCTCCTCCCGTTCCACGCCGTCACCGAGCCCGGCGGCAAGATCGTCGCGTACGAGTCGCTCGACGTCCTGAGGTCGCGTCTCGCCGGGTTCTTCATGCGGCGCGAGCGCGTCGAGGTCCTGGACCAGCTCCCGCCGCGCACCGACAACACCTTCTGGACCGAGATGACGCCGGCGCAGCTCCGGCCGTACCGGCGGCACGCGCGGAAGGTCGCAGCCCTCCTCGCGCAGAATCGCCCGCTCAAGACCGCGGAGGTACGCCTGCTCCTCCAGTCGCTCACGTCGATGCGCATACTCTGCAACGCCTGGGCGCAGTACGAGTGGGAGAGCTCGGAGGGCCGCCTCAAGGACGGTCACGGTGCCGACGGCGATCTCCGCTGGATCCACTCGCCGAAGCTCGAGGAGTTCACGCACGTTCTCGAAGACCTGCTCGAGCGCCCCGGCGCGAAGGTCCTCGTCTTCAGCCAGTGGGAGCGCCTCCTCCGCCTCGCGCACTACGCGGTGCGGCCGCTCCTCGAGCGGCGCGGCGAGACCGCGACCGTCTTCCACGGCGGGATGGACTCGCGCGCGCGTCTCCTCATGATCGAAGGCTTCAAGAACGACCCCGCGCGCCGCGTCCTCTTCTCGACCGACGCCGGCGGCCTCGGCCTGAACCTCCAGGACGCCGCCTCGGTCGTCGTCAACCTCGAGGTCCCGTGGAACCCGGCGGTCCTCGAGCAGCGCATCGGCCGCGTCCATCGCATGGGTCAGCGCAAGAGCGTGCAGGTGCTCCACTTCGTGACCCGCGGCGCCATCGAAGAGCGCGTGCGCCAGGTCGTCGAGAACAAGAAGGCGCTCTTCGACGGCCTCCTCGTCGACGAGGTCGACCGCGTCGTCCTCGACGAGGCGGTCCAGGCGAGCTTCGTGGAGCGGGTGCGAAGCTTGATGACGGCGTAG